A window from Cellulomonas sp. C5510 encodes these proteins:
- a CDS encoding GNAT family N-acetyltransferase, with amino-acid sequence MTTTRPTTEPALAPIAERAAAPAVLPEPDPAATGLSWRALRRDDVPAVFALVARTEEADAAPARTAEAEVDEWFDGDWKDIEADTRVGLDADGEPRAWMVVESHPGDLRVVRVHLSGGVDPAHRGRGVGRALVAWGTGRARQMLAASGKEVPGRIGAYVEDHRSDALALYAAAGYTPVRYYTDMRRDLAVPLPEVRRAEGVRVVPWTPELDEAVRLAHNEAFADHWGSEPRTREAWQHGRSMFAPDWSRVAVDDATGEVAGYAMSGRYEQDWPVAGYTSGYTELLGVRRAWRGRGLAVALLTAVMEAYREDGMQYAELDVDTANPSGAHGLYAALGYEVTHGSQLLTIEL; translated from the coding sequence ATGACCACGACGCGACCGACGACCGAGCCCGCCCTGGCACCCATCGCGGAGCGCGCCGCAGCGCCCGCGGTGCTGCCGGAGCCCGACCCGGCCGCCACCGGGCTCTCGTGGCGGGCGCTGCGCCGCGACGACGTGCCCGCCGTCTTCGCCCTGGTCGCGCGGACGGAGGAGGCGGACGCAGCGCCGGCGCGCACCGCCGAGGCCGAGGTGGACGAGTGGTTCGACGGCGACTGGAAGGACATCGAGGCGGACACCCGCGTCGGCCTGGACGCCGACGGCGAGCCGCGCGCGTGGATGGTCGTGGAGTCCCACCCCGGTGACCTGCGCGTGGTCCGCGTGCACCTGTCCGGGGGCGTGGACCCGGCCCACCGGGGGCGGGGCGTCGGCCGCGCGCTCGTCGCCTGGGGCACCGGCCGGGCACGGCAGATGCTCGCGGCGTCCGGCAAGGAGGTGCCGGGGCGGATCGGCGCCTACGTGGAGGACCACCGCAGCGACGCGCTGGCGCTGTACGCCGCGGCGGGCTACACGCCGGTGCGCTACTACACGGACATGCGCCGCGACCTCGCCGTCCCGCTGCCGGAGGTGCGCCGCGCGGAGGGCGTCCGGGTGGTCCCGTGGACCCCGGAGCTCGACGAGGCGGTGCGGCTCGCCCACAACGAGGCGTTCGCCGACCACTGGGGGAGCGAGCCCCGGACGCGGGAGGCGTGGCAGCACGGCCGCTCGATGTTCGCCCCGGACTGGAGCCGCGTCGCCGTGGACGACGCCACCGGCGAGGTCGCCGGCTACGCGATGTCGGGCCGCTACGAGCAGGACTGGCCGGTCGCGGGCTACACCTCGGGCTACACCGAGCTGCTGGGCGTGCGGCGCGCGTGGCGTGGTCGTGGGCTGGCGGTCGCGCTGCTCACCGCGGTGATGGAGGCGTACCGGGAGGACGGCATGCAGTACGCCGAGCTCGACGTCGACACCGCGAACCCGTCGGGGGCGCACGGCCTGTACGCCGCCCTCGGGTACGAGGTCACGCACGGCTCGCAGCTCCTGACGATCGAGCTCTAG
- a CDS encoding Rv2175c family DNA-binding protein: protein MSPGLSTLARVTAQPTPDDLVDTWLTVPDAADELGVDAGKVRRLLKERRLAAVRRGQPPVLSIPAAFLVPVDAANPSADPHAADDEVPVPRAAVLASLQGTLTVLGDAGFSDEEALVWLFTADDSLPGRPVDALRAGHKTEVRRRAQAML, encoded by the coding sequence ATGTCGCCGGGGCTCAGTACGCTGGCCCGCGTGACTGCGCAGCCCACGCCCGATGACCTGGTCGACACCTGGCTGACCGTGCCCGATGCGGCCGACGAGCTCGGCGTCGACGCCGGCAAGGTCCGCCGCCTGCTCAAGGAACGGCGGCTGGCGGCCGTCCGGCGCGGGCAGCCGCCGGTGCTGAGCATCCCCGCGGCGTTCCTCGTCCCGGTCGACGCGGCCAACCCGAGCGCCGACCCGCACGCCGCCGACGACGAGGTGCCGGTGCCCCGCGCGGCGGTGCTCGCGTCGTTGCAGGGCACCCTCACGGTGCTCGGCGACGCCGGCTTCTCCGACGAGGAGGCGCTCGTGTGGCTGTTCACCGCGGACGACTCCCTGCCGGGTCGACCCGTCGACGCCCTGCGCGCGGGGCACAAGACCGAGGTGCGTCGGCGCGCCCAGGCGATGCTCTGA
- a CDS encoding universal stress protein, whose translation MSIVVGYLATVEGRAALAAATGEAVRRSEPLVVVVSERGDESEEQRSELSASLDDVRSSLESRGIPHDVRVIAGGRDVAEDLIGTAEETGATLIVIGLRRRSPVGKLILGANAQRILLDSPCPVLAVKPDPS comes from the coding sequence ATGAGCATCGTGGTCGGGTACCTGGCGACGGTCGAGGGGCGCGCCGCCCTGGCCGCCGCGACGGGCGAGGCCGTGCGACGGTCGGAGCCGCTCGTCGTGGTCGTCAGCGAGCGCGGGGACGAGAGCGAGGAGCAGCGTTCCGAGCTGTCGGCCTCGCTGGACGACGTGCGCAGCTCCCTGGAGTCCCGGGGCATCCCGCACGACGTCCGCGTCATCGCGGGCGGTCGCGACGTCGCCGAGGACCTCATCGGCACCGCCGAGGAGACCGGCGCCACGCTCATCGTCATCGGCCTGCGCCGTCGCAGCCCGGTGGGCAAGCTCATCCTCGGCGCCAACGCCCAGCGGATCCTCCTCGACTCGCCCTGCCCCGTCCTCGCGGTGAAGCCCGACCCGAGCTGA
- a CDS encoding MarR family winged helix-turn-helix transcriptional regulator, translating into MAAAHAAEEQVPQDATWRAYLGLSREFFTALERRLGAEAGVSVADLELLEPLLAAGETGLRAKDLAAAAEWQDSRVSHQLRRMELRGLVTRSRDRQDARGTVVTLTEPGVVAARAARSTRRVLVGDLLLGPLDAAQVRSLEEIAALVRARVAAAGLGR; encoded by the coding sequence ATGGCGGCGGCTCACGCGGCGGAGGAGCAGGTCCCGCAGGACGCGACCTGGCGGGCGTACCTCGGTCTGTCCCGGGAGTTCTTCACCGCGCTCGAACGCCGGCTGGGTGCCGAGGCGGGCGTGTCGGTCGCGGACCTGGAGCTGCTGGAGCCCCTGCTCGCGGCGGGCGAGACGGGCCTGCGCGCCAAGGACCTGGCCGCCGCGGCCGAGTGGCAGGACAGCCGCGTGTCGCACCAGCTGCGCCGCATGGAGCTGCGCGGGCTCGTCACCCGCAGCCGTGACCGGCAGGACGCCCGCGGGACCGTCGTCACGCTGACCGAACCCGGCGTGGTCGCGGCCCGCGCGGCCCGGTCGACCCGGCGGGTGCTGGTCGGCGATCTGCTGCTCGGACCGCTCGACGCCGCGCAGGTGCGCTCGCTCGAGGAGATCGCGGCGCTCGTGCGCGCCCGGGTGGCGGCGGCCGGCCTCGGTCGCTGA
- a CDS encoding DUF4192 domain-containing protein yields the protein MTTTTDRPTVLIPDAATGASPGPEHPDEPDGVSRPEGPAAHTGRTAPTASAVPPPGTGAPRPWSAHRSRASQRPHRTPDLLAALPYQLGFRPEECLVAVGLRGRGRDVGLVARIDLDDVLSPAGPDLLDDVAGHLAADDAAEVVVVVYRDEDDPRDLAPRTRPAADTVSQRAAEVAREALEPLGPVTTCIVAHGRYLALTCRDTTCCPPGGRPLAELEPGAGTGPAAARGRPLPRRADLAAVPVAPAGRRRSAAAARSRWADARLRASEPAALLGWRQRSLQTWRAVVADASRSPGGEVDLRPAQLGRIEAALDDTTLRDAVVIALIRPETTLPDALLRHLPDSGGLQAGDAVEAGVDESAAGSVSAAVRRTLDVLLEPERAERPRPEVASAVRAVLEAVVAHGRAGRQAPACTLLALLAWWAGDAIRARLLVDRALAEDPSHRLAELLDRALGVGLAPGWMRRRC from the coding sequence ATGACCACCACGACCGACCGTCCGACCGTCCTGATCCCCGACGCCGCGACCGGAGCGTCCCCCGGGCCCGAGCACCCCGACGAGCCGGACGGGGTCTCCCGTCCCGAGGGCCCCGCTGCGCACACCGGTCGGACGGCCCCGACCGCGTCGGCGGTCCCGCCGCCCGGGACCGGTGCTCCGCGCCCGTGGTCGGCCCACCGCTCGCGCGCGTCGCAGCGTCCCCACCGCACCCCGGATCTGCTCGCCGCGCTCCCGTACCAGCTCGGCTTCCGACCCGAGGAGTGCCTGGTCGCCGTCGGCCTCCGCGGGCGGGGACGCGACGTGGGTCTCGTGGCACGGATCGACCTGGACGACGTCCTGAGCCCGGCGGGCCCGGATCTGCTCGACGACGTCGCGGGGCACCTCGCGGCCGACGACGCGGCGGAGGTCGTGGTCGTCGTCTACCGCGACGAGGACGACCCGCGCGACCTCGCACCCCGGACACGCCCGGCAGCGGACACGGTGTCGCAGCGGGCGGCCGAGGTGGCCCGGGAGGCGCTGGAGCCGCTCGGACCCGTCACGACCTGCATCGTCGCGCACGGCCGCTACCTGGCGCTGACCTGCCGTGACACGACGTGCTGCCCGCCCGGGGGCCGACCGCTCGCGGAGCTGGAGCCCGGCGCGGGTACGGGACCTGCGGCAGCCCGCGGCCGGCCCCTGCCCCGTCGCGCGGACCTCGCCGCCGTCCCCGTGGCGCCGGCGGGCCGCCGCCGGTCGGCCGCCGCCGCGAGGTCCCGGTGGGCGGACGCCCGGCTCCGCGCCTCCGAGCCGGCCGCCCTGCTCGGCTGGCGGCAGCGTTCGCTCCAGACCTGGCGCGCGGTCGTCGCCGACGCCAGCCGCTCTCCGGGCGGGGAGGTCGACCTGCGTCCCGCCCAGCTCGGCCGCATCGAGGCCGCGCTCGACGACACGACGCTGCGGGACGCCGTCGTGATCGCCCTGATCCGGCCCGAGACGACCCTCCCGGACGCGCTGCTGCGGCACCTCCCGGACTCGGGAGGCCTCCAGGCAGGCGATGCCGTCGAGGCAGGCGTCGACGAGTCGGCAGCCGGGTCCGTGTCCGCAGCCGTGCGGCGCACGCTGGACGTGCTCCTCGAGCCCGAGCGCGCCGAGAGGCCTCGCCCCGAGGTCGCATCCGCCGTGCGCGCCGTGCTCGAGGCCGTCGTGGCCCACGGACGCGCGGGCCGGCAGGCACCCGCGTGCACCCTGCTGGCGCTGCTCGCCTGGTGGGCGGGCGATGCGATCCGGGCGCGGCTCCTCGTCGACCGGGCGCTCGCGGAGGACCCGTCCCACCGGCTGGCCGAGCTGCTCGACCGGGCGCTCGGTGTCGGCCTCGCGCCCGGGTGGATGCGTCGTCGCTGCTGA
- a CDS encoding type IIA DNA topoisomerase subunit B → MSTASAESSYTARHLSVLEGLEAVRKRPGMYIGSTDSRGLMHCLWEIIDNSVDEALAGHGDRIDIVLHADSSVEVRDEGRGIPVDVEPKTGLTGVEVVLTKLHAGGKFGGGSYGASGGLHGVGASVVNALSERLDVEVDRGGKTHRMTFHRGEPGVFDDRAGRSPESPFEPFVARSQLDVVGKVAKGRTGTRIRYWADRNIFPTTAVFSYDELVTRARQTSFLVPGLTITVRDERGLAGTPGADGPHEEVFRHDGGTVDFADFLAPDAPVTDTWQLTGAGTFTETVPVLDARGHMTPQEVQRDCEVDIALRWGTGYETEVRTFVNIIATPKGGSHLAGFEAALLRTLRKQVDANARRLKISAKDGSDRIEKDDVLAGLTAVVTVRLAEPQFEGQTKEVLGTAPVRGIVAKVVDTELAAILTSGKREHKAQSAALLDKVVGEMRARVSARKQKEISRRKTALESSSLPAKLADCRSDDVGRSELFIVEGDSALGTAKLARSSDFQALLPIRGKILNVQKASISDMLRNAECAAIIQVIGAGSGRTFDLDAARYGKVVLMTDADVDGAHIRTLLLTLFFRYMRPLVEAGRVFAAVPPLHRIEVVGAGSRKNEYIYTYSEAELAATLKKLDRAGKRYKEDIQRYKGLGEMDADQLSETTMDPRHRTLRRVTLPAAESADAMVRRAEETFELLMGSDVAPRKDFIVAGAATLDASQIDA, encoded by the coding sequence GTGTCGACCGCATCCGCCGAGTCCAGCTACACCGCCCGCCACCTCTCCGTGCTCGAGGGCCTCGAGGCCGTCCGCAAGCGCCCGGGCATGTACATCGGGTCGACGGACTCCCGGGGCCTCATGCACTGCCTCTGGGAGATCATCGACAACTCCGTCGACGAGGCGCTCGCCGGGCACGGCGACAGGATCGACATCGTCCTGCACGCGGACTCGTCGGTCGAGGTCCGGGACGAGGGCCGCGGGATCCCCGTCGACGTCGAGCCGAAGACCGGCCTGACGGGCGTCGAGGTCGTCCTGACCAAGCTGCACGCCGGCGGCAAGTTCGGCGGCGGCTCCTACGGCGCGTCCGGTGGCCTGCACGGCGTCGGCGCCTCGGTGGTGAACGCCCTGTCGGAGCGCCTCGACGTCGAGGTCGACCGCGGCGGCAAGACGCACCGCATGACGTTCCACCGCGGCGAGCCCGGCGTGTTCGACGACCGCGCGGGCCGCTCCCCGGAGTCGCCGTTCGAGCCGTTCGTCGCCCGGTCGCAGCTCGACGTGGTCGGCAAGGTCGCCAAGGGCCGCACCGGCACCCGCATCCGCTACTGGGCGGACCGCAACATCTTCCCGACGACCGCGGTCTTCTCGTACGACGAGCTCGTGACCCGCGCGCGGCAGACCAGCTTCCTGGTGCCGGGCCTGACCATCACGGTCCGCGACGAGCGCGGTCTCGCCGGGACGCCGGGCGCGGACGGGCCGCACGAGGAGGTGTTCCGCCACGACGGTGGCACCGTCGACTTCGCGGACTTCCTCGCGCCCGACGCCCCGGTCACGGACACCTGGCAGCTCACCGGGGCGGGGACGTTCACGGAGACCGTCCCGGTCCTGGACGCGCGCGGCCACATGACGCCCCAGGAGGTGCAGCGGGACTGCGAGGTCGACATCGCGCTGCGCTGGGGCACGGGCTACGAGACCGAGGTCCGCACGTTCGTCAACATCATCGCGACGCCGAAGGGCGGTTCGCACCTGGCGGGCTTCGAGGCGGCGCTCCTGCGGACGCTGCGCAAGCAGGTGGACGCGAACGCCCGCCGGCTCAAGATCTCCGCGAAGGACGGCAGCGACCGCATCGAGAAGGACGACGTGCTCGCCGGTCTGACGGCCGTCGTGACCGTCCGGCTCGCGGAGCCGCAGTTCGAGGGCCAGACGAAGGAGGTCCTGGGAACCGCCCCGGTGCGGGGCATCGTCGCGAAGGTCGTCGACACCGAGCTCGCCGCGATCCTCACGTCGGGCAAGCGGGAGCACAAGGCCCAGTCCGCGGCGCTGCTCGACAAGGTCGTGGGGGAGATGCGGGCTCGTGTGTCGGCCCGCAAGCAGAAGGAGATCTCCCGCCGCAAGACCGCCCTGGAGTCCTCGTCGCTGCCCGCCAAGCTGGCCGACTGCCGCAGCGACGACGTCGGCCGCAGCGAGCTGTTCATCGTCGAGGGCGACAGCGCGCTCGGTACCGCGAAGCTCGCGCGGTCGTCCGACTTCCAGGCGCTGCTGCCGATCCGCGGCAAGATCCTCAACGTCCAGAAGGCGTCGATCTCCGACATGCTGCGCAACGCGGAGTGCGCGGCGATCATCCAGGTCATCGGGGCCGGGTCCGGTCGCACGTTCGACCTGGACGCCGCCCGGTACGGCAAGGTCGTGCTGATGACCGACGCCGACGTCGACGGCGCGCACATCCGCACGCTGCTGCTCACGCTGTTCTTCCGCTACATGCGGCCGCTGGTCGAGGCCGGCCGGGTGTTCGCCGCCGTCCCGCCGCTGCACCGCATCGAGGTGGTCGGGGCCGGCAGCCGGAAGAACGAGTACATCTACACGTACTCGGAGGCCGAGCTCGCGGCGACGCTCAAGAAGCTCGACAGGGCCGGCAAGCGCTACAAGGAGGACATCCAGCGCTACAAGGGCCTCGGCGAGATGGACGCCGACCAGCTCTCGGAGACGACGATGGACCCCCGGCACCGCACCTTGCGCCGCGTGACGCTCCCGGCGGCCGAGAGCGCGGACGCGATGGTCCGGCGCGCGGAGGAGACCTTCGAGCTGCTCATGGGGTCGGACGTCGCGCCCCGGAAGGACTTCATCGTGGCCGGTGCGGCGACGCTGGACGCCTCCCAGATCGACGCCTGA
- a CDS encoding RNA polymerase sigma factor, with protein sequence MTPQTSTPTLPREFEHPALQDLVRRGRTAGSVDAAALRSACEAAQVEDAKRLKAVVRGLANAGISVSEPAAATTRVAAATTAKARPSAKAVVAEDGDGDGAEPAPRQRAAAKPAAKKTTTGKAAAAKPVKGAGKAEDDVEAEDVEPDEVEIEDVEIDPADVAADGDDDTAEDGDSDTPATPAAAPKAEEETEDVGFVVSDRDEDDAPAQQVVTAGATADPVKDYLKQIGKVALLNAEQEVELAKRIEAGLFAEERLAAVGDELEPKARRELQWIAQDGRRAKNHLLEANLRLVVSLAKRYTGRGMLFLDLIQEGNLGLIRAVEKFDYTKGYKFSTYATWWIRQAITRAMADQARTIRIPVHMVEVINKLARVQRQMLQDLGREPTPEELAKELDMTPEKVVEVQKYGREPISLHTPLGEDGDSEFGDLIEDSEAVVPADAVSFTLLQEQLHQVLDTLSEREAGVVSMRFGLTDGQPKTLDEIGKVYGVTRERIRQIESKTMSKLRHPSRSQVLRDYLD encoded by the coding sequence GTGACGCCCCAGACTTCCACCCCCACCCTCCCGCGCGAGTTCGAGCACCCCGCCCTGCAGGACCTCGTCCGCCGCGGGCGCACCGCCGGGAGCGTCGACGCCGCCGCGCTGCGCTCGGCCTGCGAGGCCGCGCAGGTGGAGGACGCCAAGCGGCTGAAGGCCGTCGTGCGCGGTCTGGCCAACGCCGGGATCTCGGTCTCCGAGCCTGCTGCGGCCACGACGCGCGTCGCGGCCGCCACCACCGCGAAGGCCCGGCCGTCGGCCAAGGCGGTCGTGGCGGAGGACGGCGACGGCGACGGCGCCGAGCCCGCCCCCCGTCAGCGCGCCGCGGCGAAGCCCGCGGCGAAGAAGACCACCACCGGCAAGGCCGCGGCCGCGAAGCCCGTCAAGGGCGCCGGCAAGGCCGAGGACGACGTCGAGGCCGAGGACGTCGAGCCGGACGAGGTCGAGATCGAGGACGTCGAGATCGACCCGGCCGACGTGGCCGCCGACGGTGACGACGACACCGCCGAGGACGGCGACTCCGACACGCCGGCGACGCCCGCCGCCGCGCCGAAGGCGGAGGAGGAGACCGAGGACGTCGGCTTCGTCGTGTCCGACCGCGACGAGGACGACGCCCCGGCGCAGCAGGTCGTGACCGCCGGTGCGACCGCCGACCCGGTCAAGGACTACCTCAAGCAGATCGGCAAGGTCGCTCTGCTGAACGCCGAGCAGGAGGTCGAGCTCGCCAAGCGCATCGAGGCCGGCCTGTTCGCCGAGGAGCGCCTCGCCGCGGTCGGTGACGAGCTGGAGCCGAAGGCCCGCCGCGAGCTGCAGTGGATCGCGCAGGACGGTCGTCGCGCCAAGAACCACCTGCTCGAGGCGAACCTCCGCCTGGTCGTGTCGCTCGCCAAGCGCTACACCGGCCGCGGCATGCTGTTCCTGGACCTGATCCAGGAGGGCAACCTCGGTCTGATCCGCGCGGTCGAGAAGTTCGACTACACCAAGGGCTACAAGTTCTCCACGTACGCCACGTGGTGGATCCGTCAGGCGATCACCCGCGCGATGGCCGACCAGGCGCGCACCATCCGCATCCCGGTGCACATGGTCGAGGTCATCAACAAGCTCGCCCGCGTCCAGCGGCAGATGCTCCAGGACCTCGGGCGCGAGCCGACGCCGGAGGAGCTCGCCAAGGAGCTCGACATGACGCCCGAGAAGGTCGTCGAGGTCCAGAAGTACGGCCGCGAGCCCATCTCGCTGCACACCCCGCTCGGCGAGGACGGCGACAGCGAGTTCGGTGACCTCATCGAGGACTCCGAGGCCGTCGTGCCCGCGGACGCGGTGAGCTTCACGCTGCTGCAGGAGCAGCTGCACCAGGTGCTCGACACGCTGTCCGAGCGGGAGGCCGGCGTCGTCTCGATGCGGTTCGGCCTGACCGACGGCCAGCCGAAGACGCTCGACGAGATCGGCAAGGTGTACGGCGTGACCCGCGAGCGGATCCGCCAGATCGAGTCCAAGACCATGTCGAAGCTCCGGCACCCGAGCCGCTCGCAGGTGCTGCGCGACTACCTCGACTGA
- a CDS encoding polyprenyl synthetase family protein codes for MSPTTALVDVEDLRPRVDALLTEHVAGLVPELAAAGAGAVPLAEALGQMLAGGKRLRAAFCYWSWRAHGGEAGSADAEVVLRVGAALELFQAAALFHDDVMDDSDTRRGRPSAHRRFAARHVEQGWSGDAARFGESAAILLGDLALVASERELVRAVERCPADRRTGAHAVFERMRTEVTVGQYLDLLAQVLPWGEDPGSDETRAREVIVSKSARYSVEHPLRLGAVLAGADDAALAATARYGLPLGEAFQLRDDLLGVFGDPAATGKPAGDDLREGKRTVLVARAMARAQESGDVALVEALRTGLGDRDLDDAACGALASLIDASGAVADVEELITGLSDRAFAELTTAPLGDDGRAMLLELAHAAVDRRA; via the coding sequence GTGAGCCCCACCACCGCACTGGTCGACGTCGAGGATCTTCGCCCCCGGGTGGACGCCCTGCTCACGGAGCACGTCGCGGGGCTGGTCCCCGAGCTGGCGGCCGCCGGCGCGGGCGCCGTCCCGCTCGCGGAGGCGCTCGGGCAGATGCTCGCCGGCGGCAAGCGGCTGCGGGCGGCCTTCTGCTACTGGTCCTGGCGCGCCCACGGCGGCGAGGCGGGCTCGGCCGACGCGGAGGTCGTCCTGCGGGTCGGCGCGGCGCTCGAGCTGTTCCAGGCGGCTGCCCTGTTCCACGACGACGTCATGGACGACTCGGACACCCGCCGCGGCCGGCCGTCAGCACACCGGCGGTTCGCCGCCCGGCACGTCGAGCAGGGTTGGTCGGGCGACGCGGCGCGGTTCGGGGAGTCCGCGGCGATCCTGCTGGGCGACCTCGCGCTCGTGGCGAGCGAGCGGGAGCTCGTCCGGGCCGTCGAGCGGTGCCCGGCGGACCGGCGGACGGGGGCGCACGCCGTCTTCGAGCGCATGCGCACGGAGGTCACGGTCGGGCAGTACCTGGACCTGCTCGCGCAGGTGCTGCCGTGGGGCGAGGACCCGGGGTCGGACGAGACGCGCGCGCGGGAGGTGATCGTGTCGAAGTCGGCGCGCTACAGCGTGGAGCACCCCCTGCGGCTCGGCGCGGTGCTGGCGGGCGCGGACGACGCCGCTCTGGCAGCCACCGCTCGTTACGGCCTCCCCCTCGGCGAGGCGTTCCAGCTCCGCGACGACCTGCTCGGCGTGTTCGGCGACCCCGCGGCCACCGGCAAGCCCGCCGGCGACGACCTGCGGGAGGGGAAGCGCACGGTGCTGGTCGCCCGGGCGATGGCCCGCGCGCAGGAGTCGGGCGACGTGGCGCTCGTCGAGGCGCTGCGCACCGGCCTCGGCGACCGCGACCTGGACGACGCCGCGTGCGGCGCGCTCGCCTCGCTGATCGACGCGAGCGGTGCGGTCGCCGACGTGGAGGAGCTGATCACCGGCCTCAGCGACCGGGCGTTCGCCGAGCTGACCACCGCACCCCTGGGCGACGACGGCCGGGCGATGCTGCTCGAGCTGGCGCACGCCGCGGTGGACCGCCGGGCCTGA